Within the Cydia pomonella isolate Wapato2018A chromosome 3, ilCydPomo1, whole genome shotgun sequence genome, the region tgtatatgatatacttacaggtgacgaaacatggctatataactacgaccccgaaacaaagcggcagtccacagtatggtgttttgaagatgagccgacgccaacaaaatgtcgccgaacccgaagtacacaaaaacaaatgattgcctcatttttctgcaagacgggacatattgctacgatagtgctagaagatcaaaggacagtcaactctgaatggtatgtgacagtttgtgcccccagagtactgtcagcttggtgtgacaagcggccgaaatcgggaactcagcacctgctctggcaccatgacaacgctgcccctcacacttctgctagaacacttgactatttcagctcaaaaaacgtgactatcttgccccacccgccatattcccccgacctagccccttgcgatttttacttatttcccaaaattaaagaaaaattaaaaggaaggcgatttgagaacaaagaagatgccctggctgcgtataattatgaaatttctgaggtatctaaagaagagtggtcatcggtattttctaagtggtttagacggatggaaaagtgtatacgtgttcacggtgactacttcgaaaaaatagatagctgtaataaagaataaagtcggtaacttttgagtatctaatttcttttggcatgaccctcgtatgttacaaaaccgtgtttggctatcagtgttcaggtactgggtatacactacaaaataagtttgtaaatttatgcaaagtttattttcttataaccgtagtttagttatttagtaaagttacaaaaccagttcggctatctattttttcagtgtaaaccgacgagcgtgtatgaaaatgtcatgaaagtgaaggaagcgaaagaggtaagtcaggatcgtagcaagtggaaatccgtggtctctgcctacccctccgggaaataggcgtgattatatgtatgtatgtaaaatcaTAACCTAACTAAATGCCAGAAAAGATGCGACACGGCCGGATCAGTCCAGAATTTGCCTTATAtctatatcataaataaaattgtactcgtcgactgtaatggttaaattaagatttcgtataccataCTAAGTAtcattgcgtacttttcatgtatgggctattgggctcccactcaactataatattcattttgatacgctgcagtcaactataaaagAAAATTACCAATCACCTGCCGccacgctcccatagaaaagacttaACGGGTGCAACGCGAGAGTCCCGCGTTTAAGTCtacattttgtctactgagataccaattttcattaattatttaggttttatagcaaataaagtattataaactgaaataaatgtcatagactaagaaaaagtgaccaaggcctccagtgccccaggctggaatcgaaccagcgtcctctgctatacatacacacacatatataatattatatatatatatatatatatatatatatatatatatatatagtatatttgacatttatttcatgtagtttataatttatatagtagtgtttctacttgaaataaaaacaaattaaaatattttctgaaaataatttaatttgttctaatacttctaatagtaaataaagtattattttaaaggcTCGTAGAAAGAGTATTGTATtttgatgttgttgttgttgtataaTCAAGCTtctcaatctcgtaccttacttaggcaacttagcaagctttgttgcctaaacacggtactcgactgaaaagctctatattatatcacgattgtataaaatactataataaaaactattcttAGATCATTATAAATTATCCATCTTATATAACTTCATTTTATGACCATTCATTttcttaaaagtaaattaaatagcCGTTAAATTTTAATGAGTAATTAAGGCTAAGTGCGAAAATAATTGCTAATTACAGCCCCTAATTTTAATGAATGccaattttattacatttcattTCCGTAAAGTAGGCATTACCATTTCACCTTTATCGAAAATGTACCGCTTGTTTGGTAAGAATTGTTCTTTTAGTAGGTAAACAAATCCTCCACCTAGCTCCACATTACGGGATAAAATATCTATTACAGAATTGTAGATTTGACAAGGGCAGGAATAgttattttctgccctccgggcggaaagcgtcatttttgctcccgctgcgctaaacgaagttgccgctttccgcctccgtcgagcagaaaaatagtatgcacaCCACCACAATAAAGGCAAGTTACCCGaaccgaaggcgagggtggcaaacacgcgggatggaatgtcatacgtttcctcccgtgatgcgcatactatttttctgctcgacggaggcggaaagcggcaaatTCGTTTAGCGCACTgagagcaaagttgacgctttccgcccggagggcagaaaatataattttaccaGGCGagcataataataattcaggcaATAATAAAGGGCAGGGAAACCCTGGTCTTGGTAGAAGTATCGGCATATCTCGCTAAAGCAGCTGAAACGCTAAGTTTCGTGATTTATTTTGTACAAACTGACAGGATGCtcgaaggattccgtacccaaagggtaaaacgggaccctattactaagactctgctgtccgtccgtccgtccatcggtccgtctgtcaccaggctgtatctcatgaaccgtgatagttagagagttggaattttcacagataatgtatttccgttgcagctataacaacaaatactaaaaagtacggaactgtcggtgggcgagtccgactcgcacttgttcaGTTTTTATTTCGGATGGCAATTGCAGCTACATTACTGTGGCGGCGTTACAAGGCTATAAGCGCATAAATTtaagttcgtcaattgtggccatttttctctgtcactctaattacgtcttagtaagagtaagagagaaagatcccgcaattttGCGCTTTAACGCGGCCGCTgttaaggtgacattcgaatgtcaaccctactcatagtattgctcctgccggtaagtaaggttgccaaggCTCAACGAGGCTGCGGAGCGTTAGAgtcgtatataggctacggagattgcttatcatcaggcgggccgtatgcttgtttgccaccgacgtagtattaaaaactGCATctacattactgttgcggcgttgCTGTTGCCGCcactgtatctgtcaattttcttgataaaatgtcagagatgtgaaaaatagtttccaaaaaaatatgtaaatacaaaatacaaatacttccgtGTAAAGCTATTTCAAATGTagaatacaaaatagttttcgaGTTTCTATTTAGAATAATTCATCTAATACGCTTAGAAGTTTCAACCTTGGTGGGCACAGTGTCGATATCCTCGTTCAAGAGGGCATCCTGCACAACATCCTCGAGGGTACTA harbors:
- the LOC133516499 gene encoding histone-lysine N-methyltransferase SETMAR-like — encoded protein: MELTRRDFRVMIYYDFKKGLKPQECFELLVSTFGESACSRATVFNWFAEFKRGRETFEDEAKTGRPPTAVTQENVQAVEKNVRANRRITYAELERELGIGSAALQTIIHYHLALHKRCSRWVPHKLTDLQKDRRVDWCKFMIDKFDAGEKKNVYDILTGDETWLYNYDPETKRQSTVWCFEDEPTPTKCRRTRSTQKQMIASFFCKTGHIATIVLEDQRTVNSEWYVTVCAPRVLSAWCDKRPKSGTQHLLWHHDNAAPHTSARTLDYFSSKNVTILPHPPYSPDLAPCDFYLFPKIKEKLKGRRFENKEDALAAYNYEISEVSKEEWSSVFSKWFRRMEKCIRVHGDYFEKIDSCNKE